From the Microbacterium thalassium genome, one window contains:
- a CDS encoding FecCD family ABC transporter permease, translating to MTSVTPARSPLRSAATRRAAGASRRFALLIAAAAITILVCGVGGLALGSSEIPVPVVIDALTAYDPGNTSHVIVVHSRVPRAVLAILVGLALGLAGAMMQSITRNPLADPGLFAVNAGAAAAVVTAIAVFGILDPAGYVWFAFAGAAVAAVAVYLLGTAHRSAATPARMALAGAAISVAVAAATDLVLLSNETLFFQFRYWSVGSLQGRGLDVAAMIAPFVAVGVVLSILLVRPLNAMAMGDDIARGVGSRPALTRAGAAIAVVLLAGAATAAAGPIAFVGLAAPHIVRMAVGGDHRFLLPGVLAVAPAFLLLADVLGRWIVAPAELQTGIAAAILGGPIFVALVRSRRLAAL from the coding sequence GTGACCTCGGTCACCCCGGCACGCTCTCCGCTCCGGTCGGCCGCCACTCGGCGGGCGGCCGGAGCGTCGCGGCGCTTCGCGCTGCTGATCGCCGCCGCCGCGATCACGATCCTCGTGTGCGGTGTCGGCGGGCTCGCCCTGGGGTCGAGCGAGATCCCGGTCCCGGTCGTGATCGACGCCCTCACGGCGTACGACCCGGGCAACACCAGCCACGTGATCGTCGTCCACTCGCGCGTGCCGCGCGCGGTGCTCGCCATCCTCGTGGGACTCGCGCTCGGCCTCGCCGGCGCGATGATGCAGTCCATCACGCGCAACCCGCTCGCCGACCCGGGCCTGTTCGCCGTCAACGCCGGCGCTGCGGCCGCCGTCGTCACCGCGATCGCGGTCTTCGGCATCCTGGACCCCGCCGGGTACGTGTGGTTCGCCTTCGCGGGCGCCGCCGTCGCCGCCGTCGCCGTGTATCTCCTCGGCACCGCCCATCGCAGCGCCGCGACGCCGGCACGCATGGCGCTCGCGGGAGCGGCGATCTCGGTCGCCGTCGCGGCGGCCACCGATCTCGTGCTGCTCAGCAACGAGACGCTGTTCTTCCAGTTCCGGTACTGGTCCGTCGGCTCCCTGCAGGGGCGCGGCCTCGATGTCGCGGCGATGATCGCGCCGTTCGTCGCGGTCGGCGTCGTCCTCAGCATCCTGCTCGTGCGTCCGCTGAACGCGATGGCGATGGGCGACGACATCGCCCGAGGCGTCGGCTCGCGCCCCGCGCTCACGCGCGCGGGAGCCGCGATCGCGGTCGTCCTGCTCGCCGGCGCGGCGACCGCCGCGGCGGGCCCCATCGCGTTCGTGGGACTGGCCGCGCCGCACATCGTGCGCATGGCGGTCGGCGGCGACCACCGCTTCCTGCTCCCGGGGGTGCTCGCCGTCGCCCCGGCCTTCCTGCTGCTGGCCGACGTGCTCGGCCGCTGGATCGTCGCGCCGGCCGAGCTTCAGACCGGCATCGCCGCCGCCATCCTGGGCGGTCCGATCTTCGTCGCCCTGGTGCGCTCTCGACGGCTGGCGGCGCTGTGA
- a CDS encoding response regulator transcription factor, translating into MARRVLVVDDEREIRTVLRAYLEADGNVVSEADTGAEALNRILATDGTAPDLVLLDIRLPDLDGLEVLRTLRRTSDVYVILVTARAEEADTLIGLATGADDYITKPFSPREVAARVRTVLRRMRDDAAPPGAAADDHVLRFAGLTLDEQRRELVVDGREIILSTLEFDLLHALAASPGRVFSRAQLLEEVWGYDFYGDERVVDVHIRGVRRALGDDAADPRIIGTVRGVGYKFLLRPEEGR; encoded by the coding sequence ATGGCTCGCCGAGTGCTCGTGGTCGATGACGAGCGCGAGATCCGCACGGTGCTCCGGGCCTACCTCGAGGCCGACGGCAACGTGGTGTCCGAAGCGGACACGGGCGCGGAGGCGCTGAACCGCATCCTCGCCACCGACGGCACGGCGCCCGACCTCGTCCTGCTCGACATCCGCCTGCCGGATCTCGACGGACTCGAGGTGCTCCGCACGCTCCGTCGGACCTCCGACGTCTACGTCATCCTGGTCACGGCGCGCGCCGAGGAGGCCGACACCCTCATCGGGCTCGCCACCGGCGCCGACGACTACATCACGAAGCCGTTCAGCCCCCGCGAGGTCGCGGCGCGCGTGCGCACCGTGCTGCGCCGGATGCGCGACGACGCAGCTCCGCCAGGCGCCGCGGCGGACGACCACGTCCTGCGATTCGCGGGACTCACCCTCGACGAGCAGCGGCGCGAGCTCGTGGTCGACGGTCGCGAGATCATCCTGTCGACGCTCGAGTTCGATCTGCTCCACGCGCTTGCGGCCTCGCCCGGACGGGTGTTCTCGCGGGCGCAGCTGCTCGAAGAGGTCTGGGGCTACGACTTCTACGGCGACGAGCGCGTGGTCGACGTGCACATCCGCGGCGTCCGGCGCGCGCTCGGCGACGACGCCGCCGATCCGCGGATCATCGGCACCGTGCGCGGCGTCGGCTACAAGTTCCTGCTGCGCCCCGAGGAGGGCCGATGA
- a CDS encoding ABC transporter ATP-binding protein — translation MTSTLTADAVTLGYGPRVIVEDLSFDVPDGGFTIVIGPNACGKSTLLRSLGRMLAPSSGRVLLDGKSIHRMPTKEVAREVGLLPQSPIAPDAITVADLVARGRYPHQHLLRQWSAADEDAVARALDEVDMLHAADRYVDELSGGQRQRVWIAMTLAQQTPVILLDEPTTYLDISHQIDVLDLCARLHESGRTLVAVLHDLNLAARYATHMVAMRAGAIVAQGSPHDVVTPDLLRDVFDLDARVIADPENGRPLVIPRDRRTGEA, via the coding sequence ATGACCTCCACGCTCACCGCCGACGCCGTCACGCTCGGCTACGGTCCGCGCGTCATCGTCGAGGACCTGTCCTTCGACGTCCCCGACGGCGGGTTCACCATCGTGATCGGACCCAACGCGTGCGGCAAGTCCACACTGCTGCGCTCGCTGGGGCGGATGCTGGCGCCGTCCAGCGGCCGCGTCCTGCTCGACGGGAAGAGCATCCACCGGATGCCGACGAAGGAGGTCGCGCGCGAAGTCGGCCTGCTGCCGCAGTCGCCGATCGCCCCCGACGCCATCACCGTCGCCGACCTCGTCGCGCGCGGCCGGTACCCGCACCAGCATCTGCTGCGTCAGTGGTCGGCCGCCGACGAGGATGCCGTCGCCCGCGCGCTCGACGAAGTCGACATGCTCCACGCCGCCGACCGCTACGTCGACGAACTGTCGGGCGGTCAGCGTCAGCGCGTGTGGATCGCGATGACCCTGGCGCAGCAGACCCCGGTGATCCTGCTCGACGAGCCGACGACCTACCTCGACATCTCGCACCAGATCGACGTGCTCGACCTGTGCGCGCGTCTGCACGAGTCGGGCCGCACGCTCGTCGCGGTGCTGCACGACCTGAACCTCGCCGCCCGCTACGCGACCCACATGGTCGCGATGCGCGCCGGCGCCATCGTCGCCCAGGGCTCGCCGCACGACGTCGTGACCCCCGACCTGCTGCGCGACGTGTTCGACCTCGACGCGCGCGTCATCGCAGACCCCGAGAACGGCCGGCCGCTCGTCATCCCGCGCGACCGGCGGACGGGCGAGGCATGA
- the fepB gene encoding Fe2+-enterobactin ABC transporter substrate-binding protein translates to MRSTLRSTAAAIVAIAALALAGCAASAAESTESDETATTTGDWPRVIEHDAGTTEIAEQPLVIVSTSVSLTGSLLAIDAPLAASAATSVNPLTDDQGFFTQWADVAAERGVEVLYPNLELDLEAIELYEPDLIIGSTIGGDSTLEAYEQLSEIAPTVMLNYGAAPWTELTEILGEATGLEANAAAVVETFDAYVADQAAEIEVPDGDSALITYQGADGIGLFMPESPQGAILADLGFEYLEVPTELASQTRADASFFTAENTPVVLEDVQTLFAIPVGGDPTEAIIADPLLANQPAIANDELYIVPVTSFRLDYYSATLLVDYLVEQFGA, encoded by the coding sequence GTGCGCTCCACCCTGCGCTCGACCGCTGCCGCGATCGTCGCCATCGCTGCTCTGGCCCTCGCCGGCTGTGCCGCCTCGGCCGCCGAGTCCACCGAGTCCGATGAGACCGCGACGACGACCGGCGACTGGCCCCGCGTCATCGAGCACGACGCCGGCACCACCGAGATCGCCGAGCAGCCGCTCGTGATCGTGTCGACCTCGGTCTCGCTGACCGGCTCGCTCCTCGCGATCGATGCGCCGCTGGCGGCGTCGGCGGCGACGTCGGTGAACCCGCTCACCGACGACCAGGGCTTCTTCACGCAGTGGGCGGATGTCGCCGCCGAGCGCGGCGTCGAGGTGCTCTACCCGAACCTCGAGCTCGACCTCGAGGCCATCGAGCTGTACGAGCCGGACCTCATCATCGGCTCCACGATCGGCGGCGACTCGACGCTCGAGGCGTACGAGCAGCTCAGCGAGATCGCCCCGACGGTCATGCTCAACTACGGCGCAGCGCCCTGGACCGAGCTCACCGAGATCCTCGGCGAGGCGACCGGTCTCGAGGCGAACGCCGCCGCCGTGGTCGAGACCTTCGACGCGTACGTCGCCGATCAGGCGGCCGAGATCGAGGTCCCCGACGGCGACTCGGCGCTCATCACGTACCAGGGCGCCGACGGCATCGGGCTGTTCATGCCCGAGAGCCCGCAGGGCGCCATCCTCGCCGACCTGGGCTTCGAGTACCTCGAGGTCCCGACCGAGCTCGCCTCGCAGACCCGCGCGGATGCCTCCTTCTTCACCGCCGAGAACACCCCGGTCGTGCTCGAGGACGTGCAGACGCTGTTCGCGATCCCCGTCGGCGGCGACCCCACCGAGGCCATCATCGCCGACCCGCTGCTGGCGAACCAGCCCGCGATCGCGAACGACGAGCTGTACATCGTGCCGGTGACCTCGTTCCGCCTCGACTACTACAGCGCCACCCTGCTCGTGGACTACCTGGTCGAGCAGTTCGGCGCGTGA
- a CDS encoding ferritin-like domain-containing protein, producing the protein MNTTTRTIGAVGLSALATLGLATAGAVAASAAPTSTTIATSVTAEDDLAETLAYMRDEERLARDLYAAIAELYDGARPFSNITNSEDHHYDAVGVLLERYDIDDPSDGMSAGTFVDEELQAMYDDLLAEAETSLAAAYEVGITVEETDIDDLEAALAADFPDDVDAVLENLLNGSENHLAAFTAAADGTTAGGTGVGGRSGNGQGMGGNAQGNGNAQGNGNGNGHAQGNGNGNAQGNGNGNGHAQGNGNGNGNGNGNAQGSANGAAVSTRADGECLLMQ; encoded by the coding sequence ATGAACACCACCACACGCACGATCGGCGCCGTCGGCCTGAGCGCCCTCGCCACCCTCGGGCTGGCCACAGCCGGCGCTGTCGCCGCGTCCGCGGCCCCGACGTCGACCACGATCGCCACGAGCGTCACCGCCGAGGACGATCTCGCCGAAACGCTCGCATACATGCGCGACGAGGAGCGCCTCGCCCGCGATCTCTATGCCGCGATCGCCGAGCTGTACGACGGTGCTCGCCCGTTCAGCAACATCACGAACAGCGAAGACCACCACTACGACGCCGTCGGCGTGCTGCTCGAGCGCTACGACATCGACGACCCGTCCGACGGGATGTCCGCCGGCACGTTCGTCGACGAGGAGCTGCAGGCGATGTACGACGACCTGCTCGCCGAAGCCGAGACCTCGCTCGCCGCCGCGTACGAGGTCGGGATCACCGTCGAGGAGACCGACATCGACGACCTCGAAGCGGCGCTCGCCGCCGACTTCCCCGACGACGTCGACGCGGTGCTCGAGAACCTCCTGAACGGCTCCGAGAACCACCTCGCAGCCTTCACCGCCGCCGCCGACGGCACGACGGCCGGAGGCACCGGGGTGGGCGGCCGGTCCGGCAACGGTCAGGGCATGGGCGGCAACGCCCAGGGCAACGGCAACGCCCAAGGGAACGGCAACGGCAACGGCCACGCCCAAGGAAACGGCAACGGCAACGCCCAAGGGAACGGCAACGGCAACGGCCACGCCCAAGGAAACGGCAACGGCAACGGCAACGGCAACGGCAACGCTCAGGGCAGCGCGAACGGCGCCGCGGTGAGCACCCGTGCCGACGGCGAGTGCCTCCTCATGCAGTAG
- a CDS encoding DUF2235 domain-containing protein: protein MKRLVVCCDGTWNKPDNKDVTNVAKIARTVQNDPAPAGGVYQLVYYISGVGGGSYAADRVLGGAFGFGLSHNVIACYRFLAQNYEPGDEIFIFGFSRGAYTARSLAGMIGRVGLLTEESLVEDRLRDAVHMYQRKELPEGAFGASVEEFKHDHCHAAKVHFLGVFDTVGALGVPGFRWRSPRFHDVQLGGSVVRARQALAIDETRLIFAPTFWQIPDDAPPGTPTEDERVKQVWFEGAHSDIGGGYSETGLSDTALLWMVREAHEAGLTFDAPLLERYVNSGSDPIRHNPLSFGFRIHNLVLTLKMKLGARKQAEMFDRGLRRLAHERALSVRIASSAVNHYQGGGYEPANLVDFAEATGGFSGISEPVTALPEKGVDLERFATP, encoded by the coding sequence GTGAAGCGCTTGGTGGTGTGCTGCGACGGGACCTGGAACAAGCCCGACAACAAGGACGTCACGAACGTCGCGAAGATCGCGCGCACGGTTCAGAACGACCCGGCGCCGGCGGGTGGCGTGTACCAGCTCGTCTACTACATCAGCGGGGTCGGTGGCGGCAGCTACGCGGCGGACCGCGTGCTCGGCGGCGCGTTCGGCTTCGGCCTCTCCCACAACGTGATCGCCTGCTACCGGTTCCTCGCGCAGAACTACGAGCCCGGCGACGAGATCTTCATCTTCGGGTTCAGCCGCGGCGCGTACACCGCCCGTTCTCTGGCCGGCATGATCGGGCGCGTGGGCCTGCTCACCGAGGAGTCGCTCGTCGAGGACAGACTCCGCGATGCGGTCCACATGTACCAGCGCAAGGAACTGCCCGAAGGCGCCTTCGGGGCGAGCGTCGAGGAGTTCAAGCACGACCACTGCCACGCGGCGAAGGTCCACTTCCTTGGGGTGTTCGACACCGTCGGCGCCCTGGGCGTCCCCGGCTTCCGGTGGCGGAGCCCGCGGTTCCACGACGTCCAACTGGGCGGGTCGGTGGTGCGCGCGCGCCAGGCGCTCGCGATCGACGAGACGCGGCTGATCTTCGCCCCCACCTTCTGGCAGATCCCCGACGATGCGCCGCCCGGCACCCCGACCGAGGACGAGCGCGTCAAGCAGGTGTGGTTCGAGGGCGCCCACTCCGACATCGGCGGCGGGTACAGCGAGACCGGCCTGTCGGACACCGCCCTGCTGTGGATGGTGCGCGAGGCGCACGAGGCTGGCCTGACATTCGACGCGCCCCTGCTCGAGCGCTACGTCAACAGCGGCTCCGACCCGATCCGGCACAATCCGCTGTCGTTCGGATTCCGCATCCACAACCTGGTGCTCACGCTGAAGATGAAGCTCGGCGCGCGCAAGCAGGCCGAGATGTTCGACCGCGGGCTGCGCCGCCTCGCCCATGAGCGGGCGCTGTCGGTGCGGATCGCCAGCAGCGCCGTCAACCACTATCAGGGCGGCGGCTACGAACCGGCGAACCTGGTCGACTTCGCCGAGGCGACGGGCGGGTTCTCGGGGATCTCCGAGCCGGTGACGGCGCTGCCCGAGAAGGGCGTCGACCTGGAGCGATTCGCGACGCCCTGA
- a CDS encoding sensor histidine kinase, which translates to MNRLRTRLVLSHLVVAVLGGLATFLVVRLLTPLIFDRQMGLGGGQGGPGTGGQGYREQLNAEVTNAVTQALAVGLAVGVLAAAAAGVFAAARLARPLHEMSEATRRIAAGDYEARVTPPRESELAALAEDVNTLGSALAETEQRRTRLLGEVAHEMRTPLTIIDGHVEGMIDGILPATPEELGKVSDEARRLRRLSDDLSALSRAEEGRLVLASAPADLRSVVSGAAERLRSQADDAGIRLTVSAGEQAVPVDVDADRIAEVVTNLVGNAMRATARGGAIDVRVGAESEGAVVAVADTGEGIAPEDLERVFERFYRVPGRRADGSGSGIGLTIARGIVRAHGGELTARSEGRGQGATFTVRMPLRADAASTSGE; encoded by the coding sequence ATGAATCGCCTGCGGACGCGCCTCGTGCTCTCCCACCTCGTCGTCGCGGTGCTCGGCGGACTCGCGACGTTCCTCGTCGTGCGCCTCCTAACCCCGCTGATCTTCGACCGGCAGATGGGGCTCGGCGGCGGCCAGGGCGGCCCGGGCACCGGCGGGCAGGGGTACCGGGAGCAGCTGAACGCCGAAGTGACGAATGCCGTGACGCAGGCGCTCGCGGTGGGCCTCGCCGTCGGCGTGCTCGCCGCCGCGGCGGCCGGCGTGTTCGCCGCCGCGCGCCTGGCGCGCCCGCTCCACGAGATGTCGGAGGCGACGCGGCGGATCGCCGCCGGAGACTACGAGGCGCGGGTGACGCCCCCGCGCGAGAGCGAACTGGCGGCTCTGGCCGAGGACGTCAACACGCTCGGCAGCGCGCTCGCCGAGACCGAGCAGCGGCGCACGCGGCTCCTCGGAGAGGTGGCCCACGAGATGCGCACGCCGCTGACGATCATCGACGGGCACGTGGAGGGCATGATCGACGGCATCCTGCCCGCCACGCCCGAGGAACTGGGCAAGGTCAGCGACGAGGCCCGGAGGCTGCGGCGCCTCTCCGACGATCTGTCCGCGCTCTCGCGCGCCGAGGAGGGGCGACTGGTCCTGGCCTCGGCGCCGGCCGATCTGCGCTCGGTGGTCTCCGGAGCCGCCGAGCGGCTGCGCAGCCAGGCCGATGACGCCGGCATCCGGCTCACGGTGAGCGCGGGGGAGCAGGCCGTTCCCGTGGACGTGGATGCCGACCGCATCGCAGAGGTCGTCACCAACCTCGTGGGCAATGCCATGCGCGCGACCGCTCGGGGTGGAGCGATCGACGTGCGCGTCGGCGCGGAGTCCGAAGGCGCTGTGGTCGCGGTCGCCGACACGGGGGAGGGGATCGCCCCCGAGGACCTCGAGCGGGTCTTCGAGCGCTTCTACCGGGTGCCCGGCAGGCGCGCCGACGGCAGCGGCTCGGGCATCGGGCTGACGATCGCCCGCGGCATCGTGCGGGCCCACGGCGGCGAGCTGACCGCACGCTCGGAGGGCCGTGGGCAGGGGGCGACGTTCACCGTTCGGATGCCGCTGCGCGCGGACGCCGCCTCCACGTCCGGCGAGTGA
- a CDS encoding SPFH domain-containing protein: protein MEVAGFFGILLIIGIAVAAAVIIGLIVLLAARSWIKVARADEALVISGRKQKVQRTVLEADGSSRSELTESPVTVIVNGKSLVNPITQRHEIISLRSRQVSLNAEAQSLDNVTLNVDGVAIVKIGSDPLFVRRAAERFASQDKAIEQFTTEQLEGALRGIVATLSVVELMRERKKFSDQIAADVSQELAEQGLILDSFQIKGITDLVGYIRSLGAPEIQAKRQAAEIAQTNADRAINQKMIANQEANLIEQTALDTNTANANAGVGRARAEAEQAENLARAKAEQAVLQQQAENKQAQLDADVKRVADAQRYEAETRAQAELYTRERSAEAAAIEQVKQAEARTRIAEQQAEADKARAAGEATAAEAKATGEASALRALADAEATARRLRAQAEAEAIRAEGEARAAAVEAETEAIASNQEAFLSQRVLEVLPSIMAEFAKGYSAIGSVSIIGGAGEDGASAVVGGDSAKAMRSVFDSVEAATGLDLAAIIQGQAVGRGLGAGIAETVSPNGERSTAQ, encoded by the coding sequence ATGGAAGTCGCCGGGTTCTTCGGCATCCTGCTCATCATCGGCATCGCCGTCGCCGCGGCGGTCATCATCGGGCTGATCGTGCTGCTGGCCGCGCGCAGCTGGATCAAGGTCGCGCGGGCCGACGAGGCTCTCGTCATCTCGGGCCGCAAGCAGAAGGTCCAGCGCACCGTCCTCGAAGCCGACGGCTCGAGCCGCTCCGAGCTGACGGAGTCGCCGGTCACGGTCATCGTCAACGGCAAGTCGCTGGTGAACCCGATCACGCAGCGTCACGAGATCATCTCGCTGCGCTCGCGGCAGGTCTCGCTGAACGCCGAGGCGCAGTCGCTCGACAACGTCACCCTGAACGTCGACGGCGTCGCGATCGTCAAGATCGGCTCCGACCCGCTGTTCGTGCGCCGTGCGGCGGAACGCTTCGCGTCGCAGGACAAGGCGATCGAGCAGTTCACCACCGAGCAGCTCGAGGGCGCCCTCCGCGGCATCGTCGCGACCCTGTCGGTGGTCGAGCTCATGCGCGAGCGCAAGAAGTTCTCCGACCAGATCGCGGCGGATGTGTCGCAGGAGCTCGCCGAGCAGGGCCTGATCCTCGATTCGTTCCAGATCAAGGGCATCACCGACCTCGTCGGCTACATCCGCTCGCTCGGGGCCCCCGAGATCCAGGCCAAGCGCCAGGCGGCCGAGATCGCCCAGACGAACGCCGACCGCGCGATCAACCAGAAGATGATCGCCAACCAGGAGGCGAACCTGATCGAGCAGACGGCGCTCGACACCAACACCGCCAACGCGAACGCCGGCGTCGGCCGTGCTCGCGCCGAGGCCGAGCAGGCCGAGAACCTCGCCCGCGCGAAGGCCGAGCAGGCCGTCCTGCAGCAGCAGGCCGAGAACAAGCAGGCCCAGCTGGACGCCGACGTCAAGCGCGTCGCCGACGCGCAGCGGTACGAGGCCGAGACGCGCGCGCAGGCGGAGCTGTACACGCGCGAGCGGTCGGCCGAGGCCGCCGCGATCGAGCAGGTCAAGCAGGCCGAGGCGCGCACCCGCATCGCCGAGCAGCAGGCCGAGGCCGACAAGGCCCGCGCAGCCGGTGAGGCGACGGCCGCCGAGGCCAAGGCGACCGGTGAGGCGAGCGCCCTGCGTGCGCTCGCGGACGCCGAGGCGACGGCCCGGCGCCTGCGCGCCCAGGCCGAGGCCGAGGCGATCCGCGCCGAGGGCGAGGCCCGCGCGGCCGCGGTCGAGGCGGAGACTGAGGCGATCGCCTCGAACCAGGAGGCGTTCCTGTCGCAGCGCGTGCTGGAGGTGCTGCCGTCGATCATGGCCGAGTTCGCCAAGGGCTACTCGGCCATCGGCAGCGTCTCGATCATCGGCGGCGCCGGCGAGGACGGCGCGTCGGCGGTCGTCGGAGGCGACAGCGCGAAGGCCATGCGCTCGGTCTTCGACAGCGTCGAGGCGGCCACCGGCCTCGATCTCGCCGCGATCATCCAGGGTCAGGCGGTGGGACGCGGCCTCGGTGCGGGTATCGCCGAGACGGTCTCGCCGAACGGGGAGCGCTCGACCGCGCAGTGA
- a CDS encoding FecCD family ABC transporter permease: MTPTPSRTPSPLGRRSITGAWVVSAGPITVRIRPRSFWVGIAAIAVLLAAGLVTLTHGTLALSPAEVVAALFGQGEAPAVRTVQGRRLPRLITAATVGGALGIAGAVFQSVSRNALGSPDIIGFTSGAAAGAVIQVTVFGGDVVATALSAIAGGLVTALLVYGLARRGGITGGLRLVLVGIGVGAIASAITALFVVRAELDRAVSAQQWLAGSLLGRGWPHAWSVTVAVLVLIVPIVIVARRLTLIEMGDDLAGSIGVRVERTRFIAVILGVLLTGVAVAATGPIAFIALAAPQIVGRLVRSGGVHVLTSALLGAILLVTADLLSQAVDIGLRTPVGTVTALLGGVYLVWMLARRA; encoded by the coding sequence ATGACCCCGACCCCGTCGCGCACGCCGTCCCCCCTGGGCCGTCGCTCGATCACCGGCGCATGGGTGGTGTCGGCCGGACCGATCACCGTCCGCATCCGTCCCCGCTCGTTCTGGGTCGGGATCGCCGCGATCGCCGTGCTCCTCGCCGCCGGCCTCGTCACGCTGACCCACGGCACCCTCGCGCTCTCGCCTGCCGAGGTCGTCGCCGCGCTGTTCGGGCAGGGCGAGGCCCCGGCGGTGCGCACCGTGCAGGGCCGCCGGCTGCCGCGCCTCATCACGGCCGCGACGGTCGGCGGCGCGCTCGGCATCGCCGGAGCGGTGTTCCAGAGCGTGTCGCGCAACGCGCTCGGCTCGCCCGACATCATCGGGTTCACCAGCGGCGCCGCCGCCGGCGCCGTCATCCAGGTGACCGTGTTCGGGGGAGACGTCGTCGCGACCGCCCTCTCGGCCATCGCCGGAGGACTCGTCACGGCGCTCTTGGTCTACGGGCTCGCACGTCGCGGCGGCATCACCGGAGGGCTCCGCCTCGTGCTCGTCGGCATCGGCGTCGGCGCGATCGCCTCGGCGATCACCGCGCTGTTCGTGGTGCGTGCCGAGCTCGACCGCGCCGTCAGCGCCCAGCAGTGGCTCGCCGGGTCGCTGCTCGGCCGCGGCTGGCCGCACGCGTGGAGCGTCACCGTGGCGGTGCTCGTGCTGATCGTCCCGATCGTGATCGTCGCGCGCCGCCTGACCCTCATCGAGATGGGCGACGACCTCGCCGGCTCGATCGGCGTCCGCGTCGAGCGCACGCGCTTCATCGCGGTCATCCTCGGCGTTCTGCTGACGGGCGTCGCCGTGGCCGCGACCGGTCCGATCGCCTTCATCGCGCTGGCGGCCCCGCAGATCGTCGGGCGGCTGGTCCGCAGCGGCGGCGTCCACGTCCTCACCTCCGCCCTGCTGGGGGCGATCCTGCTGGTGACGGCCGACCTGCTGTCGCAGGCCGTCGACATCGGCCTGCGCACCCCCGTCGGCACCGTGACCGCGCTGCTCGGCGGCGTCTACCTCGTCTGGATGCTCGCGCGACGCGCGTGA
- a CDS encoding TIGR03618 family F420-dependent PPOX class oxidoreductase, with amino-acid sequence MQLTDAGIAFVTDRHLATLSTMAPSGLIHAVAVGFTVDGGIVRIITSDGSQKVRNIERDGRATVAQVAGPSWLSIAGRAVIERDADAVAQAVALYTARYRPPRVNPRRVVIRLTPERILGSAGLIARVD; translated from the coding sequence ATGCAGCTGACCGACGCCGGGATCGCCTTCGTCACCGATCGGCACCTCGCGACCCTGTCGACGATGGCGCCCTCGGGTCTCATCCATGCCGTCGCAGTCGGCTTCACGGTCGATGGCGGCATCGTTCGGATCATCACGAGCGACGGCTCGCAGAAGGTGCGCAACATCGAGCGCGATGGCCGCGCGACGGTCGCACAGGTGGCCGGCCCCTCGTGGCTGAGCATCGCGGGGCGCGCCGTCATCGAACGGGACGCGGATGCCGTCGCCCAGGCCGTCGCCCTCTACACCGCCCGCTACCGGCCGCCGCGGGTGAACCCTCGTCGTGTCGTGATCCGGCTGACCCCCGAGCGCATCCTGGGTTCGGCCGGGCTCATCGCGCGAGTTGACTGA
- a CDS encoding aldo/keto reductase, which translates to MQTRSLGPFTVSAIGLGAMPVSMNIEQQYPAREDAIATVHAALDAGVTLIDTADIYAPSWERMGHNEQIVRDALNSWEGDTSSILVTTKGGITRGEGESWGRDGSLGYLRAAAQRSLVNLGVDVIDLYQYHRPDRWMVYGEIMENLKTLQAEGLIRRIGISNASVEEIEIARQVLGEGNLTSVQNEFSPCHPGSYDELRYCEEHGVAFLPWSPLGGTGGRGRSIGERFGVFREIGDVHGASPQQVVLAWELSLSPVIIPIPGARRPESIADSARASDLQLTEDELDRCDAAVGIER; encoded by the coding sequence ATGCAGACCCGCTCACTCGGCCCCTTCACCGTCTCGGCCATCGGGCTGGGGGCGATGCCTGTCTCGATGAACATCGAACAGCAGTACCCGGCGCGCGAGGACGCGATCGCCACCGTCCACGCCGCGCTGGACGCCGGCGTGACCCTCATCGACACCGCGGACATCTACGCGCCGTCGTGGGAACGGATGGGACACAACGAGCAGATCGTCCGCGATGCCCTGAACTCGTGGGAGGGGGACACCTCGAGCATCCTCGTGACGACCAAGGGCGGCATCACCCGCGGCGAGGGCGAGTCATGGGGGCGCGACGGCTCGCTCGGCTATCTGCGCGCGGCTGCTCAGAGGTCTCTCGTCAACCTCGGGGTCGACGTCATCGACCTGTACCAGTACCACCGGCCCGACCGCTGGATGGTGTACGGCGAGATCATGGAGAATCTCAAGACCCTGCAGGCCGAGGGGCTGATCCGCCGGATCGGCATCTCGAACGCCAGCGTCGAGGAGATCGAGATCGCGCGGCAGGTGCTCGGCGAGGGCAACCTCACGAGCGTGCAGAACGAGTTCTCGCCCTGCCACCCCGGCAGCTACGACGAGCTGCGCTACTGCGAAGAGCACGGCGTCGCGTTCCTCCCCTGGAGTCCGCTCGGCGGCACGGGCGGACGGGGCCGCTCCATCGGCGAACGGTTCGGCGTCTTCCGCGAGATCGGCGACGTGCACGGAGCGAGCCCGCAGCAGGTCGTGCTCGCGTGGGAGCTCTCGCTCAGCCCCGTCATCATCCCGATCCCCGGCGCCCGCCGGCCCGAATCGATCGCCGACTCCGCCCGCGCCTCGGACCTGCAGTTGACCGAGGACGAGCTCGACCGCTGCGACGCCGCGGTCGGCATCGAGCGGTGA